Proteins from one Mus caroli chromosome 3, CAROLI_EIJ_v1.1, whole genome shotgun sequence genomic window:
- the Ca2 gene encoding carbonic anhydrase 2 isoform X2: protein METGSPLWTLTQRLPSMTLPYSLCSYLMIKLCPRALSTTATPLTLSLMTLRTVQLHLVHWNTKYGDFGKAVQQPDGLAVLGIFLKIGPASQGLQKVLEALHSIKTKGKRAAFANFDPCSLLPGNLDYWTYPGSLTTPPLLESVTWIVLREPITVSSEQMSHFRKLNFNAEGDPEEAMVDNWRPAQPLKNRKIKASFK, encoded by the exons ATGGAGACCGGCAGTCCCCTGTGGACATTGACACAGCGACTGCCCAGCATGACCCTGCCCTACAGCCTCTGCTCGTATCTTATGATAAAGCTGTGTCCAAGAGCATTGTCAACAACGGCCACTCCTTTAACGTTGAGTTTGATGACTCTCAGGACTGTGCAG CTTCACTTGGTTCACTGGAACACCAAATATGGGGATTTTGGAAAAGCTGTGCAGCAACCAGATGGACTGGCTGTCTTGGGTATTTTTTTGAAG ATTGGACCTGCCTCACAAGGCCTTCAGAAAGTCCTTGAAGCACTGCATTCCATTAAAACAAAG GGGAAGCGTGCGGCCTTTGCTAACTTCGATCCTTGCTCCCTTCTTCCTGGAAACTTGGACTACTGGACATACCCTGGCTCTCTGACCACTCCGCCTCTGCTGGAAAGTGTGACCTGGATCGTGCTCAGGGAGCCCATTACTGTCAGCAGCGAGCAG ATGTCTCATTTCCGTAAACTGAACTTCAATGCGGAGGGGGATCCTGAAGAAGCAATGGTGGACAACTGGCGTCCAGCTCAGCCGCTAAAGAATAGAAAGATCAAAGCGTCCTTTAAATAA
- the Ca2 gene encoding carbonic anhydrase 2 isoform X1 produces the protein MSHHWGYSKHNGPENWHKDFPIANGDRQSPVDIDTATAQHDPALQPLLVSYDKAVSKSIVNNGHSFNVEFDDSQDCAVLKEGPLSGTYRLIQFHFHWGSSDGQGSEHTVNKKKYAAELHLVHWNTKYGDFGKAVQQPDGLAVLGIFLKIGPASQGLQKVLEALHSIKTKGKRAAFANFDPCSLLPGNLDYWTYPGSLTTPPLLESVTWIVLREPITVSSEQMSHFRKLNFNAEGDPEEAMVDNWRPAQPLKNRKIKASFK, from the exons ATGTCCCACCACTGGGGATACAGCAAGCACAACG GACCAGAGAACTGGCACAAGGACTTCCCCATTGCCAATGGAGACCGGCAGTCCCCTGTGGACATTGACACAGCGACTGCCCAGCATGACCCTGCCCTACAGCCTCTGCTCGTATCTTATGATAAAGCTGTGTCCAAGAGCATTGTCAACAACGGCCACTCCTTTAACGTTGAGTTTGATGACTCTCAGGACTGTGCAG TGCTGAAAGAAGGACCCCTCAGTGGCACCTACAGATTGATTCAGTTTCACTTTCACTGGGGCTCATCTGATGGCCAGGGCTCTGAGCACACcgtgaacaaaaaaaaatatgctgcAGAG CTTCACTTGGTTCACTGGAACACCAAATATGGGGATTTTGGAAAAGCTGTGCAGCAACCAGATGGACTGGCTGTCTTGGGTATTTTTTTGAAG ATTGGACCTGCCTCACAAGGCCTTCAGAAAGTCCTTGAAGCACTGCATTCCATTAAAACAAAG GGGAAGCGTGCGGCCTTTGCTAACTTCGATCCTTGCTCCCTTCTTCCTGGAAACTTGGACTACTGGACATACCCTGGCTCTCTGACCACTCCGCCTCTGCTGGAAAGTGTGACCTGGATCGTGCTCAGGGAGCCCATTACTGTCAGCAGCGAGCAG ATGTCTCATTTCCGTAAACTGAACTTCAATGCGGAGGGGGATCCTGAAGAAGCAATGGTGGACAACTGGCGTCCAGCTCAGCCGCTAAAGAATAGAAAGATCAAAGCGTCCTTTAAATAA
- the LOC110290839 gene encoding splicing factor, proline- and glutamine-rich-like, with protein MGLGIRGAGPGGCAAPGRAGERAAAAERVGRRSGEQPEGAPPQARCGGPRTPRPPPVTSACHLRPPPPRSPPLAQVHSVPPLGRPEHQVGGSL; from the coding sequence ATGGGGCTGGGGATTAGGGGCGCCGGCCCGGGAGGCTGCGCCGCGCCGGGGCGAGCTGGAGAGCGTGCAGCTGCTGCAGAGCGGGTCGGACGCAGAAGCGGAGAGCAGCCGGAGGGCGCCCCGCCCCAAGCAAGGTGCGGGGGCCCTCGAACACCGAGGCCTCCGCCTGTCACCTCTGCCTGTCACCTCCGTCCGCCACCTCCACGGTCTCCTCCCCTTGCTCAGGTCCACTCGGTCCCTCCCCTGGGCCGCCCAGAGCACCAAGTTGGCGGGAGCCTATAA